A region from the Prionailurus viverrinus isolate Anna chromosome E2, UM_Priviv_1.0, whole genome shotgun sequence genome encodes:
- the FHOD1 gene encoding FH1/FH2 domain-containing protein 1 isoform X4 has translation MPSWEDKDLVPEFVHSEGLSCLIRVGAAADHNYQTYILRALGQLMLFVDGMLGVVAHSETVQWLYTLCASMSRLVVKTALKLLLVFVEYSENNAPLLIHAVSSVASSTGCLPWANLVSILEEKNGADPELLVYTVTLINKTLAALPDQDTFYDVTDALEQQGMEALVQRHLGTSGTDVDLRTQLVLYENALRLEDGDIDEAAAGGRRERRKPSSEEGKRSRRSLEGGSCPLRSTEPGSTGPVSSRAGPASQTGPTSSPSDLASTVTSTYSTGPALSTSLNSSLVGTASGLLTSVNLFPAISMGPSADSSSERSIYKARFLENVAAAETEKQAALAQGRAETLAEAMPDEADGHPDTRELWGSPEPGPAPRTPQSPAPRSLLRAQRSLEPEPKEPLAPPSPKAEPIQEFPIRVPKLCIGDLDFSDLGEDEDEDMLNMEAVEAGKGVPPPPPPLPVLSGGGPPPPPPPPPPIKGSLPPPPPPTTPLPPSAPDGLALPTKRKTVKLFWRELKLAGGHEGSGSRFGPCPTLWASLEPVSVDTARLEHLFESRAKDVLPSKKAGEGRRTMTTVLDPKRSNAINIGLTTLPPVHVIKAALLNFDEFAVSKDGIEKLLTMMPTEEERQKIEEAQLANPDIPLGPAENFLMTLASIGGLAARLQLWAFKLDYDSMEREIAEPLFDLKVGMEQLVQNATFRCILATLLAVGNFLNGSQSSGFELSYLEKVSEVKDTVRRQSLLHHLCSLVLQTRPDSSDLYSEIPALTRCAKVDFEQLTENLGQLERRSRAAEESLRNLAKHELAPALRARLTHFLAQCGRRVAMLRVVHRRVCNRFHAFLLYLGYTAQAAREVRIMQFCHTLREFALEYRTCRERVLQQQQKRATYRERNKTRGRMITEVGTFSRFGLPPPWFPSPAPSSPFSPLQTEKFSGVAGEVPSNPSVPVAVGSGPGRGDADSHASMKSLLTSKPEDTTHGRRSRGMVQSTSPVMPTAMGPSTAPPEEPPVSNLPSDTSDEIMDLLVQSVTKSSPRALAARERKRSRGNRKSLRRTLKSGLGEDLVQALGLSKGPGLEV, from the exons ATGCCATCTTGG GAGGACAAGGACCTGGTGCCTGAATTTGTACACTCAGAGGGGCTGAGTTGCCTGATCCGTGTGGGTGCTGCTGCCGACCACAACTACCAGACCTACATCCTCCGAG cactaGGCCAGCTGATGCTTTTTGTGGATGGGATGCTAGGGGTGGTGGCCCACAGTGAGACTGTACAGTGGCTGTACACACTGTGTGCCAGCATG TCCCGCTTGGTGGTGAAGACAGCCCTGAAGCTGCTGCTGGTGTTTGTGGAATACTCTGAGAACAATGCACCGCTGCTTATCCATGCTGTCAGTTCTGTGGCCAGCTCTACAG GCTGTCTTCCTTGGGCCAATCTGGTGTCCATCCTGGAGGAGAAGAATGGCGCTGACCCTGAGTTGTTGGTGTACACAGTCACCCTCATCAACAAG ACACTGGCAGCACTCCCGGACCAGGACACCTTCTATGATGTGACAGATGCACTGGAGCAGCAAGGCATGGAGGCCCTGGTCCAGCGCCATTTGGGCACCTCGGGTACTGATGTGGACCTGCGCACACAGCTTGTGCTCTATGAG AATGCCCTGCGGTTAGAGGATGGAGACATTGATGAAGCCGCTGCAGGTGGAAGGCGGGAACGCAGAAAGCCCTCTTCAGAGGAGGGCAAGAGGAGCCGCCGATCTCTAGAAGGCGGGAGCTGCCCTTTGCGCTCCACGGAGCCTGG CTCCACAGGCCCTGTCTCTAGCCGCGCAGGCCCCGCCTCACAGACaggccccacctccagcccctcagACCTGGCCTCAACTGTAACCTCCACCTACTCCACTGGCCCTGCCCTGTCGACAAGCTTGAACTCCAGCCTCGTGGGCACTGCTTCTGGCCTCCTTACCTCGGTGAACCTCTTTCCTGCCATCTCTATGGGGCCATCAGCCGACAGCTCCAGCGAGAGGAGCATCTATAA AGCCCGGTTCCTGGAGAATGTGGCAGCAGCAGAAACAGAGAAGCAGGCTGCACTGGCCCAGGGCCGAGCAGAGACACTGGCTGAGGCCATGCCTGATGAGGCTGATGGACACCCAG ATACCCGGGAACTATGGGGCTCCCCAGAACCAGGCCCTGCACCCAGAACACCCCAGAGCCCTGCCCCCCGAAGTCTGCTCCGGGCCCAGCGGAGCCTTGAGCCAGAGCCCAAGGAGCCACTGGCCCCACCAAGCCCCAAAGCTGAGCCCATTCAGGAATTCCCTATCCGTGTACCTAAGCTCTGCATTGGAGACCTGGACTTCTCAGATTTGGGGGAGGATGAAGACGAGGACATGCTGAACATGGAGGCTGTGGAGGCTGGGAAAGGGgtcccacccccaccgcccccactgcctgtgctctctggaGGTGGcccacctcctccacccccacctcccccacccatcaAAGGCTCActcccaccacctccacctcccaccactccccttcctccctcagcaCCCGATGGTTTAGCCCTCCCCACCAAGAGGAAGACAGTAAAACTCTTCTGGCGGGAGCTAAAGCTGGCTGGGGGTCATGAAGGCTCTGGGAGCCGCTTTGGGCCCTGCCCCACACTGTGGGCCTCACTGGAACCTGTCTCGGTGGACACAGCCCGGCTGGAACACTTGTTTGAGTCCCGTGCCAAAGATGTGCTGCCTTCCAAG AAAGCTGGTGAGGGCCGCCGGACAATGACCACAGTGCTGGACCCCAAGCGCAGCAACGCTATCAACATTGGCCTAACCACCCTGCCACCTGTGCATGTCATTAAGGCTGCCCTGCTCAACTTTGATGAGTTTGCTGTCAGCAAGGATGGCATTGAG AAACTGCTGACTATGATGCCCACGGAAGAGGAGCGGCAGAAGATTGAGGAGGCCCAGCTGGCCAATCCTGACATACCCCTGGGCCCAGCTGAGAATTTCCTGATGACCCTTGCCTCCATTGGGGGCCTGGCCGCACGCCTACAACTCTGGGCCTTCAAGCTGGACTATGACAGCATGGAACGG GAAATCGCAGAGCCGCTATTTGACCTGAAAGTGGGCATGGAACAGCTGGTGCAAAATGCCACCTTCCGCTGTATCCTGGCCACCCTGTTGGCTGTGGGCAACTTCCTCAACGGTTCCCAG AGCAGCGGCTTTGAGCTGAGCTACCTGGAGAAGGTGTCAGAGGTGAAGGATACAGTGCGCCGACAGTCACTGCTGCACCATCTCTGTTCCTTGGTTCTCCAGACCCGGCCTGATTCCTCTGACCTCTACTCAGAAATACCTGCCCTGACTCGCTGTGCTAAG GTGGACTTTGAGCAGCTGACTGAGAACCTGGGGCAGCTGGAGCGTCGGAGCCGGGCAGCTGAGGAGAGTCTACGGAACTTGGCCAAACACGAGCTGGCCCCAGCCCTACGTGCCCGCCTCACCCACTTCCTGGCCCAGTGTGGCCGCCGTGTTGCCATGCTGCGGGTAGTACACCGCCGTGTCTGCAACAG GTTCCATGCCTTCCTGTTGTACCTGGGGTACACGGCCCAGGCAGCCCGGGAAGTGCGCATCATGCAGTTCTGCCACACGCTGCGTGAGTTTGCACTGGAGTATCGGACTTGCCGGGAACGGGTGCTACAGCAGCAGCAAAAGCGGGCCACGTACCGTGAGCGCAACAAGACACGGGGCCGCATGATCACTGAGGTAGGTACCTTTTCCAGGTTTGGACTGCCACCCCCGTGGTTTCCTTCCCCTGCGCCCAGCTCACCCTTCTCCCCTCTACAGACAGAAAAGTTCTCAGGTGTGGCTGGGGAAGTCCCCAGCAACCCATCTGTCCCAGTGGCCGTGGGCAGTGGGCCAGGGCGGGGTGATGCTGACAGTCATGCCAGCATGAAGAGTCTGCTGACCAGCAAGCCGGAGGACACCACACATGGCCGCCGCAGCAGAG GAATGGTCCAGAGCACCTCCCCAGTCATGCCTACAGCAATGGGGCCCTCCACTGCACCCCCAGAAGAACCCCCAGTCTCCAATTTACCCAGTGACACTTCAGATGAGATCATGGACCTGCTGGTACAGTCAGTGACCAAGAGCAGTCCTCGTGCCTTAGCTGCTCGGGAGCGCAAGCGGTCCCGTGGCAACCGCAAGTCTT TGAGACGGACGTTGAAGAGCGGGCTCGGAGAGGACCTGGTGCAGGCACTGGGACTGAGCAAGGGTCCTGGCCTGGAGGTGTGA